A DNA window from Porites lutea chromosome 6, jaPorLute2.1, whole genome shotgun sequence contains the following coding sequences:
- the LOC140941587 gene encoding axin-1-like, with the protein MDLRQTHSKSSRKVYYDQRESQQKSSTAREMLLAGSAADYPTTMRPPPTGEDSNDSERSKGKLGVSSKPESFHSSSRMTPGRFSKKESIPVRGFPGLDSDEEMLERVGFEPEGSAASTPQFERWPTSLSDMLMDCQGFNSFYQFLRQENKENLLDFWRAAESFKRMAPISYELRTTAKAIFQKFVFAASSDALEISDTVRNEIAQHINDQSVDCGLFEEALSEIMVNMKNNHYPRFMNTSLYKDCLQSGGESPKDVSLCERYPQTPRFHCGYLPTLPEEKVLGFDEIEDDGDQFEFEQHRKSVKGLSHCGNRQGSDEHNARGLIHCRLPLKRLLSPYQYPTAPVGSRIESENQSLSSDAMTEDTLSVTDSALTDDTSSRCSDGRRRCSSNRRTTASHHGGLAFAPFIPRTQRVPKDARHPLASNPPEFARVLTEKLEQVKLEQEIQEREAKNLTAHGSEMPKKSILQQAIDNSRKNPLSTMAMSVVPDPAVPYRDTHQNSRVDGGVRSSAPSTSAATVANDARSKPTQHQQVQKVKKPAPETKETVVDPEPSMPVPTQEADVWEERPSRKDDDIPFLTHNHQRIMQWMEEGEQAQQGSPKESRHHRHHSPSTRSGSKSKQSSSMRHSETTSRHLPSQPIASDPLMPPLPVPHASSVLEETRRRLIEAQEGEKRSKHHQKQRCHIVGEPDTSIHREKNTAGSCCSTKDYSNYGHMSGAPPERHYKGAAPATGSSAMSSVSRTDAVGRDSVSAKKKEKNDKNEIIITYFLWGEPIPYRTTLPGRSVTLRQFKDLLPPRRGSYRFYFKRSTDDRDCEGPAVYEEVKDDNAVLPTFDGKVVGKES; encoded by the exons ATGGATTTGAGGCAAACACATTCGAAAAGCTCTCGAAAGGTTTATTATGATCAGAGGGAATCACAACAGAAATCGAGTACCGCACGTGAAATGCTACTGGCCGGATCAGCGGCCGACTACCCCACAACTATGCGACCCCCTCCAACCGGCGAAGATTCGAACGACAGCGAACGCTCTAAAGGAAAGTTAGGGGTTTCCTCGAAGCCTGAATCCTTCCATTCAAGCTCTCGAATGACTCCAGGGAGATTTTCGAAGAAAGAATCGATCCCAGTGCGAGGTTTTCCAGGACTCGATTCGGACGAAGAGATGCTTGAGCGGGTAGGATTTGAGCCCGAGGGTAGCGCCGCTTCAACTCCGCAATTTGAGCGATGGCCGACAAGTTTGAGCGATATGCTTATGGATTGTCAAGGATTTAACTCTTTTTATCAATTTCTACGACAGGAGAACAAAGAAAATCTTTTAGATTTCTGGCGGGCAGCGGAATCGTTCAAGCGAATGGCACCGATTTCGTATGAACTTCGAACAACCGCCAAAGCGATTTTCCAGAAGTTTGTTTTTGCTGCGAGTTCTGACGCTTTGGAAATCAGCGATACAGTTAGAAACGAAATAGCACAGCATATCAATGATCAGTCTGTGGATTGTGGACTTTTTGAAGAGGCCTTATCAGAAATTATGGTGAACATGAAAAATAATCATTATCCTCGTTTCATGAACACAAGCCTCTACAAGGATTGTCTCCAAAGCGGCGGCGAAAGTCCTAAAGATGTAAGCTTATGTGAACGCTATCCACAGACACCTAGATTCCATTGTGGATATCTACCTACTCTTCCGGAAGAAAAAGTTTTAGGATTTGACGAGATTGAGGACGATGGAGACCAATTTGAATTTGAACAACATCGCAAAAGTGTGAAAGGATTGTCTCATTGTGGAAATAGACAGGGCTCAGATGAACACAATGCGCG AGGGCTAATCCATTGCAGACTTCCATTGAAGCGGCTGCTGTCACCATATCAGTATCCTACAGCTCCAGTGGGGTCTAGGATTGAATCTGAGAACCAAAGCCTCTCCAGTGATGCTATGACAGAGGATACCCTGTCAGTTACTGACAGTGCCTTGACTGA TGATACATCATCCAGATGCAGTGATGGAAGACGCAGGTGTTCTTCAAATCGCCGGACAACTGCAAGTCACCATGGTGGACTGGCATTTGCTCCATTTATTCCG CGCACACAGCGTGTTCCAAAGGACGCCAGACATCCATTGGCCAGTAATCCTCCTGAATTTGCAAGAGTCTTGACAGAGAAACTAGAGCAGGTTAAACTAGAGCAAGAAATTCAAGAGAGAGAAGCCAAGAACTTGACTGCTCATGGTTCAGAG ATGCCCAAAAAGTCAATTCTCCAACAAGCCATTGATAATAGCAGGAAAAATCCACTTAGCACCATGGCAATGTCAGTTGTTCCTGATCCCGCAGTACCTTACAGGGACACTCACCAGAACAGTCGTGTAGACGGTGGAGTGAGGAGCTCTGCCCCTAGCACATCTGCAGCAACAGTAGCTAATGACGCTCGCAGCAAACCTACACAACATCAGCAAgtgcaaaaagttaaaaaaccaGCTCCAGAAACTAAGGAAACAGTTGTTGATCCAGAACCAAGCATGCCTGTCCCTACCCAGGAAGCTGATGTGTGGGAGGAGCGCCCAAGTCGGAAGGATGACGACATTCCATTCCTAACGCACAATCACCAGCGCATCATGCAGTGGATGGAGGAAGGTGAGCAAGCGCAGCAGGGTTCTCCAAAAGAATCAAGGCATCATCGTCATCACTCACCTTCCACGAGAAGTGGCTCAAAGAGTAAGCAGTCAAGTTCCATGAGGCATTCCGAGACGACGTCTCGGCATCTGCCCAGTCAGCCCATCGCTTCCGACCCTCTTATGCCTCCTCTTCCTGTGCCGCATGCATCGTCTGTTCTGGAGGAAACAAGAAGGAGGTTAATTGAGGCACAAGAGGGTGAGAAAAGAAGTAAACATCATCAAAAGCAACG GTGCCACATTGTGGGAGAGCCGGATACCTCAATACACAGAGAAAAAAATACTGCAGGATCGTGTTGTTCCACTAAAGACTATTCCAATTATGGACACATGTCTGGTGCCCCTCCTGAGAGGCATTATAAAGGTGCAGCCCCTGCTACAGGGTCATCTGCTATGTCTTCAGTGTCGCGCACTGATGCAGTGGGTAGAGACAGTGTATCTGcaaaaaagaaggagaaaaatgacaaaaatgaaatCATAATCACATACTTTTTATGGGGAGAGCCTATTCCTTATAGAACAACCCTTCCTGGAAGAAGTGTTACACTGAGACAGTTTAAAGATCTGTTGCCTCCAAGAAGAGGAAGTTACAG attCTATTTCAAGCGATCAACAGATGACAGAGACTGTGAAGGACCGGCAGTTTACGAAGAAGTCAAGGATGACAATGCGGTTTTACCAACTTTCGACGGCAAAGTTGTCGGAAAAGAGAGTTGA
- the LOC140940413 gene encoding tether containing UBX domain for GLUT4-like gives MAACKSVVVLCPNARRQTIKVNPTTTVLQVLEEACRKQGLSSEQYALKNQRKILDDTLPIRYSGLSNNAHLELVTSQKSKKVQSTSTVGLQLESGERLVKEFPSSSSLWDVLSYWDSNQDSPHQGKILNPAHEDNKNPVCVYMTQEIKGGSSLQNTTLHSLGLAGKRVVIRLIYRQFEETAEATEIPEAKELKERKGPTSTNPVPVTDEQVKEKNTEENQAVNKTVVTTATSTSQGSNQRTLREVQRVVKTDISSKMPAKDSLTQEGVKEPKRARRSSPKSPFADFKFPEETAGMDLIQREKADSSRREFLASTCDRQPVVFSEEDPASPKPVEGEIPDSFFEVSVDDIRVMLRDLKNERNQAGSAPLMTRAMRETREEAEMYKYDKVVVRVKFPDRLILQAFFRPMETVSAVTELVKSHLQDPNVKFYLYITPPKKMLNKPNATLFENKLYPASVIHFGCQEKREHFLASTFVENPSTVLDAEKIVIEAGVLSVRASPRPDIGDSLVSSSTVEPGTSFAPDTSRDEHNSSSGNRPRVGGANKGPVPKWFKATGK, from the exons atggcggcctGCAAGAGTGTTGTTGTACTTTGTCCAAATGCACGTCGCCAAACCATAAAAGTAAACCCTACAACCACTGTCCTTCAG GTGCTTGAAGAAGCGTGTAGGAAACAAGGCCTTTCGTCGGAGCAGTATGCTTTGAA aaaccaaagaaaaattcttgatgATACGTTACCTATCAGGTATTCTGGTTTGTCCAACAATGCTCATTTGGAGTTAGTTACCAGCCAGAAATCtaaaaaag TACAGTCCACCTCTACTGTGGGGTTACAGCTGGAGTCAGGAGAAAGGCTTGTGAAGGAGTTtccttcatcatcatctttgtGGGATGTTCTATCTTACTGGGATTCAAATCAGGACAG TCCTCATCAAGGAAAGATTTTAAACCCTGCTCATGAGGATAATAAAAATCCAGTCTGTGTTTATATGACTCAAGAG ATCAAGGGAGGAAGCTCTTTGCAAAATACAACCTTACACTCCTTAGGCTTGGCTGGAAAAAGAGTTGTTATAAG GCTAATTTACAGGCAGTTTGAAGAAACAGCTgaagcaacagaaattccagaGGCAAAAGAGCTAAAAG AAAGGAAAGGGCCAACCTCTACAAATCCAGTACCCGTGACTGATGAACAAgttaaagagaaaaatacagAAGAAAATCAGGCTGTGAACAAAACTGTTGTTACAACAGCAACATCTACGTCACAAGGCTCAAATCAAAGAACACTTAGAGAAGTACAGAGAGTTGTTAAAACAGATATTTCCTCAAAGATGCCAGCTAAAGATTCACTTACACAAG AAGGTGTAAAGGAGCCCAAGAGAGCAAGGAGAAGCTCACCTAAATCTCCTTTTGCAGATTTCAAG TTCCCGGAGGAGACTGCTGGAATGGACTTGATCCAGAGAGAAAA GGCTGACTCGTCACGCAGAGAGTTTTTAGCTTCAACATGTGACAGGCAGCCTGTTGTGTTCAGTGAAGAAGACCCAGCCTCACCTAAACCTGTTGAAG GTGAGATTCCTGATTCGTTCTTTGAAGTTTCAGTTGATGACATCCGTGTAATGCTAAGAGATTTGAAGAATGAAAG AAATCAAGCAGGCAGTGCCCCTCTTATGACAAGAGCCATGCGTGAAACGCGAGAAGAAGCAGAAATGTATAAATATGACAAG GTGGTTGTGCGAGTTAAGTTTCCTGACAGACTCATTTTACAAGCGTTTTTTAGACCAATGGAAACAG TTTCAGCTGTCACAGAACTTGTCAAATCTCACTTACAAGATCCAAATGTAAAGTTTTATTTGT ACATCACACCACCAAAAAAAATGCTCAACAAGCCCAATGCAACTTTGTTCGAA aacaaatTATATCCGGCTTCAGTTATACACTTCGGATGTCAAGAAAAACGGG AACACTTCCTAGCTAGCACATTTgtggaaaatccgtcgacagtTCTGGATGCTGAGAAAATTGTTATAGAAGCTGG TGTATTGTCAGTTCGAGCCTCTCCCAGGCCAGATATTGGTGACTCTCTTGTCAGCTCATCTACGGTAGAGCCAGGAACATCTTTTGCCCCTGATACGTCACGTGACGAGCATAATTCTTCCTCTGGTAACAGGCCTCGTGTTGGAGGGGCCAATAAAGGACCGGTCCCCAAGTGGTTTAAAGCAACAG gaaaatga